From Corynebacterium frankenforstense DSM 45800, the proteins below share one genomic window:
- a CDS encoding YciI family protein: MNTFAVLYEYDPENPAVAETRPEHRKFLRSLLDSGRLIGSGPFTDAEGGALIVISLDDGAGVADAEKVMDADPFTLAGLITKRTVRPWNPVLNIWG, translated from the coding sequence ATGAACACCTTCGCAGTCCTCTACGAGTACGACCCCGAGAACCCCGCCGTCGCCGAGACCCGGCCCGAGCACCGGAAGTTCCTGCGCTCCCTGCTCGACTCCGGCCGCCTGATCGGCTCCGGCCCGTTCACCGACGCCGAGGGCGGCGCGCTGATCGTGATCTCCCTCGACGACGGCGCCGGCGTCGCCGACGCGGAGAAGGTGATGGACGCCGACCCGTTCACCCTCGCCGGGCTGATCACCAAGCGCACCGTGCGCCCCTGGAACCCGGTGCTCAACATCTGGGGCTAG
- a CDS encoding energy-coupling factor transporter transmembrane component T family protein encodes MARMRMMPRAVPLGVHVPGDTVIHRAGAGLKLVVVTLFILLATIFGRSPVGVAICAVLVAAGYLVARIPWAAAWAQIAAPLPLLLVLGAFQWWQNDLVTGAVTVGLLACSIMGAGLLPLTTTIEELLDAVEGGLRPLKRYGVPAENIALALSLTLRLIPLQLATVGDVLDARRARGAGFSLTAVATPVIVRSLRRARALAEALAARGAGD; translated from the coding sequence ATGGCACGCATGCGGATGATGCCCCGCGCGGTGCCGCTGGGTGTGCACGTGCCGGGCGACACGGTCATCCACCGCGCCGGCGCGGGCCTGAAGCTGGTCGTGGTGACCCTCTTCATCCTGCTGGCCACCATCTTCGGGCGCAGCCCGGTCGGGGTGGCCATCTGCGCCGTCCTCGTGGCGGCCGGCTACCTCGTCGCCCGCATCCCGTGGGCGGCAGCGTGGGCGCAGATCGCGGCCCCGCTGCCCCTGCTGCTGGTGCTCGGCGCCTTCCAGTGGTGGCAGAACGACCTGGTCACCGGGGCGGTGACCGTGGGGCTGCTGGCCTGCTCGATCATGGGCGCGGGACTGCTCCCGCTGACCACGACCATCGAGGAGCTCCTCGACGCCGTGGAGGGCGGGCTGCGCCCGCTGAAGCGCTACGGCGTGCCGGCCGAGAACATCGCGCTGGCGCTCTCGCTGACGCTGCGGCTGATCCCCCTGCAGCTGGCCACCGTCGGCGACGTCCTCGACGCCCGCCGGGCCCGCGGCGCCGGCTTCTCGCTGACCGCCGTGGCCACCCCCGTCATCGTGCGCTCGCTGCGGCGCGCCCGCGCACTCGCCGAGGCGCTCGCCGCCCGCGGCGCGGGTGACTGA
- a CDS encoding PspA/IM30 family protein codes for MANPFKKFWNYLMALFDNKIEENADPKVQIQQAMEEAQRQHQELSQQAAAVIGNQRQLEMQLNRRLGEIEKLQANTKQALKLADKARADGDERKAVEYENAAEAFAAQLVTAEQSVEDTKQLHDQAIRQAEQAKAAVERNAAQLQQKVAERSKLLSQLEQAKMQEKVAESVQSMNSLTQQGSSPNLDQVREKIERRYANALGQAELAENSVEARMAEVQQAGVQMAGHSRLEQIRAEMNGGNEVTSGQQREAIEGGAPDTSNVSEDAVARRMRELRGE; via the coding sequence ATGGCGAACCCGTTCAAGAAGTTCTGGAACTACCTCATGGCGCTGTTCGACAACAAGATCGAGGAGAACGCCGACCCGAAGGTGCAGATCCAGCAGGCCATGGAGGAGGCGCAGCGTCAGCACCAGGAGCTCTCGCAGCAGGCCGCCGCCGTGATCGGCAATCAGCGCCAGCTCGAGATGCAGCTCAACCGCCGCCTCGGGGAGATCGAGAAGCTGCAGGCCAACACCAAGCAGGCCCTCAAGCTCGCCGACAAGGCGCGTGCGGACGGCGACGAGCGCAAGGCCGTCGAGTACGAGAACGCCGCCGAGGCCTTCGCCGCCCAGCTGGTCACCGCCGAGCAGTCGGTCGAGGACACCAAGCAGCTGCACGACCAGGCGATCCGCCAGGCCGAGCAGGCCAAGGCCGCCGTCGAGCGCAACGCCGCCCAGCTCCAGCAGAAGGTCGCCGAGCGCTCCAAGCTGCTCAGCCAGCTCGAGCAGGCCAAGATGCAGGAGAAGGTCGCCGAGTCCGTCCAGTCGATGAACTCGCTGACCCAGCAGGGCTCCTCGCCGAACCTGGACCAGGTCCGCGAGAAGATCGAGCGCCGCTACGCCAACGCCCTGGGCCAGGCCGAGCTCGCGGAGAACTCCGTCGAGGCCCGCATGGCCGAGGTCCAGCAGGCCGGTGTCCAGATGGCCGGCCACTCGCGGCTCGAGCAGATCCGCGCGGAGATGAACGGCGGGAACGAGGTCACCTCGGGCCAGCAGCGCGAGGCGATCGAGGGCGGCGCCCCGGACACCTCGAACGTCAGCGAGGACGCCGTCGCCCGCCGCATGCGCGAGCTGCGCGGCGAGTAG
- a CDS encoding DUF3046 domain-containing protein, protein MRLTAFHRLVADEFGTESGDFILHSHVLADHGATAEQLLESGVDPREIWLALCTDFEVPEERRLGRDD, encoded by the coding sequence ATGCGACTGACCGCCTTCCACCGCCTCGTCGCCGACGAGTTCGGCACCGAGAGCGGCGACTTCATCCTCCACTCCCACGTGCTCGCCGACCACGGCGCGACCGCTGAACAGTTGCTCGAGAGCGGGGTGGACCCGCGCGAGATCTGGCTGGCCCTGTGCACCGACTTCGAGGTGCCCGAGGAGCGTCGGCTCGGCCGCGACGACTGA
- a CDS encoding helix-turn-helix domain-containing protein — MLTDTAVMTAQAPAHTRRRRPEPLLRAALGEALRGFRRDRNVTLRELAETARVSPGYLSEIERGRKEASSELLAAVCHGLGVSLADVLIEAAGSMAIGEAIDEAVEELTELPAE, encoded by the coding sequence ATGCTCACCGATACCGCCGTAATGACCGCCCAGGCGCCCGCGCACACCCGCCGGCGCCGCCCCGAGCCGCTCCTGCGTGCCGCTCTCGGCGAGGCGCTGCGCGGATTCCGCCGCGACCGCAACGTCACCCTGCGCGAGCTCGCCGAGACCGCCCGGGTCTCCCCCGGCTACCTCTCCGAGATCGAGCGCGGCCGCAAGGAGGCCTCCTCCGAACTGCTCGCCGCCGTCTGCCACGGACTCGGCGTCTCGCTGGCGGACGTCCTCATCGAGGCCGCCGGCTCCATGGCCATCGGGGAGGCCATCGACGAGGCCGTCGAGGAACTCACCGAGCTGCCGGCCGAGTAA
- a CDS encoding energy-coupling factor ABC transporter ATP-binding protein codes for MPAIEFTDVSVEFEERLVLDHVSLSLTEHRIGVIGANGSGKSTLARLINGLGEPTSGTVRVDGLDPVEDGREVRRKVGFIFSDADNQIVMPSVIDDVAFSLRRMRLPRAERRERARAALERFGLAGHADQSPHLLSGGQKQLLALTAVLVTEPETVIADEPTTLLDLRNRRMIHDVFAGLDQQLIVVTHDLDLVADADRVIYLGDGGIVADGDPRETIARYVADMER; via the coding sequence ATGCCCGCGATCGAGTTCACTGACGTCTCGGTCGAGTTCGAGGAACGCCTCGTCCTCGACCACGTCTCCCTCAGTCTCACCGAGCACCGGATCGGGGTCATCGGAGCCAACGGCTCCGGCAAGTCGACGCTCGCCCGCCTGATCAACGGCCTGGGCGAGCCGACCTCCGGCACCGTGCGCGTCGACGGCCTCGACCCGGTCGAGGACGGCCGCGAGGTGCGCCGCAAGGTCGGGTTCATCTTCTCCGACGCGGACAACCAGATCGTCATGCCCAGCGTGATTGACGACGTCGCGTTCTCCCTGCGGCGGATGCGGCTGCCCCGCGCCGAGCGGCGCGAGCGGGCACGCGCGGCGTTGGAGCGCTTCGGCCTGGCCGGCCACGCCGACCAGTCCCCGCACCTGCTCTCGGGCGGGCAGAAGCAGCTGCTGGCGCTGACCGCCGTGCTCGTCACCGAGCCGGAGACCGTCATCGCCGACGAGCCGACGACGCTGCTGGACCTGCGCAACCGCCGCATGATCCACGACGTCTTCGCCGGGCTCGACCAGCAGCTGATCGTGGTCACCCACGACCTCGACCTGGTCGCCGACGCCGACCGGGTGATCTACCTGGGCGACGGCGGGATCGTCGCCGACGGGGACCCACGCGAGACCATCGCGCGCTACGTCGCGGACATGGAGCGCTGA
- a CDS encoding TerC family protein gives MTVPFWIWAVTIVVILGFFVFDFYSHVRTPHEPSIKEAAWWSAFYVALALAFGVFVYAVWTHQHGVEFLTGYVTEKALSVDNLFVFALIMGAFQIPRKYQQKVLLIGIALALFFRLLFILAGAAVIEAWSDVFYIFGIFLLVTAAKMVIDEVRDAPPTDPNDMWVIKMLRKVVPVTSGYERDHLIVHKKGQHAFTPLMVALIAIGLIDVLFALDSIPAIYGITTEAYLVFTTNAFSLLGLRQMYFLLDGLLDRLVYLSYGLSVILGFIGVKLLLHALHENNLPFINGGDNITAAPEVGTEFSLIFIVVVLTVTVVASIWKNKRDEAQGGVDTRAKAPTD, from the coding sequence ATGACTGTCCCGTTCTGGATCTGGGCGGTCACCATCGTGGTGATCCTCGGGTTCTTCGTCTTCGACTTCTACTCCCACGTGCGCACCCCGCACGAGCCCTCGATCAAGGAGGCGGCCTGGTGGTCGGCCTTCTACGTCGCCCTGGCGCTCGCCTTCGGCGTCTTCGTCTACGCGGTCTGGACCCACCAGCACGGCGTCGAGTTCCTCACCGGCTACGTCACCGAGAAGGCGCTGAGCGTCGACAACCTCTTCGTCTTCGCGCTGATCATGGGCGCGTTCCAGATCCCGCGCAAGTACCAGCAGAAGGTGCTGCTCATCGGCATCGCGCTGGCGCTCTTCTTCCGCCTGCTGTTCATCCTCGCCGGCGCCGCGGTGATCGAGGCCTGGTCGGACGTCTTCTACATCTTCGGCATCTTCCTGCTGGTCACCGCGGCCAAGATGGTCATCGACGAGGTGCGCGACGCCCCGCCGACCGACCCCAACGACATGTGGGTCATCAAGATGCTGCGCAAGGTCGTGCCGGTCACCTCGGGCTACGAGAGGGACCACCTGATCGTCCACAAGAAGGGCCAGCACGCCTTCACCCCGCTCATGGTGGCGCTCATCGCCATCGGCCTGATCGACGTGCTCTTCGCCCTCGACTCGATCCCGGCGATCTACGGCATCACCACCGAGGCCTACCTGGTGTTCACCACCAACGCGTTCTCGCTGCTGGGCCTGCGGCAGATGTACTTCCTGCTCGACGGCCTGCTCGACCGTTTGGTGTACCTGTCCTACGGCCTGTCGGTCATCCTGGGCTTCATCGGCGTCAAGCTGCTGCTGCACGCCCTCCACGAGAACAACCTGCCGTTCATCAACGGCGGTGACAACATCACGGCCGCCCCCGAGGTCGGCACGGAGTTCTCGCTGATCTTCATCGTGGTCGTGCTCACGGTCACGGTCGTCGCGTCGATCTGGAAGAACAAGCGCGACGAGGCCCAGGGCGGCGTCGACACCCGGGCCAAGGCCCCCACGGACTGA
- a CDS encoding biotin transporter BioY, producing MSQRNKLLDVAYCAVFAALIIVFAFVSIPVGALGVPIVLQNAVIILAGLVLGARRGFLSVALFLVIGLVLPVLAGGRTVISALGGPTVGYIVGYLISAFVAGLIAYRARPGRRGEQIGWFILAAALALLTQYACGIVGLMISSRIGLAAAAGGQIPFLLPDTLKCVVMVIVALGVHAAFPDLLRRPNRARDTDARDRVH from the coding sequence ATGTCTCAGAGAAACAAACTTCTCGACGTCGCGTACTGCGCCGTCTTCGCGGCCCTGATCATCGTATTCGCCTTCGTCTCCATCCCGGTCGGCGCCCTCGGCGTGCCGATCGTGCTCCAGAACGCCGTCATCATCCTCGCCGGCCTCGTGCTCGGCGCGCGCCGCGGCTTCCTCTCCGTCGCCCTCTTCCTCGTCATCGGCCTGGTCCTGCCCGTGCTCGCGGGCGGCCGCACCGTCATCAGCGCCCTGGGCGGCCCGACCGTCGGCTACATCGTCGGCTACCTCATCTCCGCCTTCGTCGCCGGCCTGATCGCCTACCGCGCCCGCCCGGGCCGCCGGGGCGAGCAGATCGGCTGGTTCATCCTCGCCGCGGCCCTCGCGCTGCTCACCCAGTACGCCTGCGGCATCGTGGGCCTGATGATCAGCTCGCGCATCGGCCTGGCCGCCGCGGCCGGCGGCCAGATCCCCTTCCTGCTGCCGGACACCCTCAAGTGCGTCGTGATGGTCATCGTCGCCCTCGGCGTCCACGCCGCCTTCCCCGACCTGCTGCGTCGCCCCAACCGCGCCCGGGACACCGATGCCCGCGATCGAGTTCACTGA
- the pgsA gene encoding CDP-diacylglycerol--glycerol-3-phosphate 3-phosphatidyltransferase, with protein sequence MGEILDPGRVVGVSTSPSPAAGPSNFNLPNVLTSLRILFVPVFAWLVLRSGGEELGWMWAAFVLFVALMITDKLDGDIARARGLITDFGKIADPIADKALMITALVCLNLTAGLSWWATGIIVVRELGITVWRMVQLRRGRVVPASKGGKIKTALQSLAVGLYLCPLPDWMAWPSRAVMWAAVLVTAVTGIQYLVDSHRENKAGAR encoded by the coding sequence ATGGGGGAAATCCTAGACCCGGGTAGGGTGGTGGGCGTGTCCACGTCCCCATCGCCCGCCGCAGGGCCGAGCAATTTCAACCTGCCCAATGTGCTGACCAGCCTGCGCATCCTGTTCGTGCCGGTCTTCGCGTGGCTCGTGCTGCGCTCCGGTGGCGAGGAGCTCGGCTGGATGTGGGCGGCCTTCGTCCTCTTCGTCGCGCTGATGATCACCGACAAGCTCGACGGCGACATCGCGCGCGCCCGCGGCCTGATCACCGACTTCGGCAAGATCGCCGACCCGATCGCCGACAAGGCGCTGATGATCACCGCGCTGGTCTGCCTGAACCTGACCGCCGGGCTGAGCTGGTGGGCCACCGGCATCATCGTCGTGCGCGAGCTGGGCATCACCGTCTGGCGGATGGTGCAGCTGCGCCGCGGCCGCGTGGTGCCCGCCTCCAAGGGTGGCAAGATCAAGACCGCCCTGCAGTCGCTGGCCGTGGGCCTCTACCTGTGCCCGCTGCCCGACTGGATGGCCTGGCCCTCGCGCGCGGTGATGTGGGCGGCCGTCCTGGTCACCGCAGTCACCGGCATCCAGTACCTGGTCGACTCGCACCGCGAGAACAAGGCCGGCGCGCGGTGA
- a CDS encoding CinA family protein, giving the protein MSRAEGILRALGERGETLGFCESLTAGLACATVADVPGASAVLRGGLVTYATDLKGSLALVDAAVLTQHGPVAAETAAGMAEGARERLGCDWAVSLTGVAGPEPQDGHPVGEVHLGLAHAGEATRTRRVDLDGSRAQIRAAAVDAALGFLAEALAL; this is encoded by the coding sequence GTGAGCCGCGCTGAAGGGATCCTGCGCGCGCTGGGGGAGCGCGGGGAGACCCTCGGCTTCTGCGAGTCGCTGACGGCCGGCCTGGCCTGCGCGACGGTCGCCGACGTCCCCGGCGCCTCCGCCGTGCTGCGCGGCGGGCTGGTCACCTACGCCACCGACCTGAAGGGCAGCCTGGCGCTTGTCGACGCCGCGGTGCTCACCCAGCACGGTCCCGTCGCCGCCGAGACGGCGGCGGGCATGGCCGAGGGCGCACGCGAGCGCCTCGGCTGCGACTGGGCGGTGTCGTTGACGGGGGTGGCGGGCCCCGAGCCCCAGGACGGTCACCCGGTCGGCGAGGTCCATCTGGGCCTGGCGCACGCTGGGGAGGCCACGCGCACCCGGCGGGTGGACCTGGACGGCTCGCGCGCGCAGATCCGGGCGGCGGCCGTGGACGCGGCGCTCGGCTTCCTGGCCGAGGCGCTCGCGCTCTAG